The Stieleria sp. JC731 genome has a segment encoding these proteins:
- a CDS encoding HAD family hydrolase: MRTLLFDIDGTLLITQRAGASALVQAMDEEFSVENFPIEQICFGGRTDCSLMHEILSIADIDPSGTNRERLRRRYGTVLQQVLPRTAGQVLPGVTELLTRLQGIPATALAVMTGNFSETARMKLEAFRLHQYFRWIVGGELDVERCDLARRATDVLTKELGRKPSEVTVIGDTPADVKCAQTIGARCLAVCTGAASRDDLEKSGPDRIVDDLTDPTVIDFLLQ, from the coding sequence ATGCGAACATTGCTTTTCGATATCGACGGTACCTTACTGATCACTCAGCGCGCGGGGGCATCGGCGTTAGTCCAGGCAATGGACGAGGAGTTTTCCGTTGAGAACTTTCCGATCGAGCAGATCTGCTTTGGCGGTCGTACGGACTGTTCTTTGATGCATGAAATCTTAAGCATCGCCGACATTGACCCTTCGGGCACCAACCGCGAACGCTTGCGCCGTCGCTATGGAACGGTCTTGCAACAGGTGCTGCCTAGAACTGCCGGGCAGGTGTTGCCCGGTGTCACGGAATTGTTAACCCGTCTGCAAGGCATTCCCGCGACCGCGCTTGCCGTGATGACTGGCAACTTTTCCGAAACCGCGAGAATGAAACTAGAGGCTTTTCGGCTGCACCAATATTTTCGCTGGATTGTCGGTGGCGAATTGGATGTCGAACGGTGTGATTTGGCCCGTCGAGCGACCGATGTTCTGACCAAAGAGTTGGGTCGAAAGCCCAGCGAAGTCACTGTGATCGGAGACACTCCTGCGGACGTGAAATGTGCCCAAACGATTGGCGCCCGCTGCCTGGCCGTCTGTACCGGAGCCGCTTCCCGCGACGATTTAGAAAAATCTGGGCCCGACCGTATCGTCGATGATTTGACCGATCCGACCGTCATCGACTTTCTGCTTCAGTAG
- the purE gene encoding 5-(carboxyamino)imidazole ribonucleotide mutase, with the protein MSDPGTEFPETDALVGVIMGSKNDWDTMRPACEILESLGIPHERTVVSAHRTPSRMFAYAQSAKNRGLKVIIAGAGGAAHLPGMVASETTLPVIGVPVQSRALNGMDSLLSIVQMPGGIPVATMSIGTSGAKNAGLMAARILAIGDGELHARLQAFIDQQTQQVLDATELE; encoded by the coding sequence ATGTCTGACCCAGGTACTGAATTTCCCGAAACGGACGCACTCGTGGGCGTCATCATGGGCAGCAAAAATGATTGGGACACCATGCGGCCGGCTTGCGAGATACTCGAATCGTTAGGGATTCCGCACGAACGCACCGTTGTCAGTGCTCACCGAACCCCGTCGCGGATGTTTGCCTACGCTCAGTCCGCGAAAAATCGGGGCTTGAAGGTTATCATCGCCGGAGCTGGTGGTGCTGCCCATTTGCCAGGAATGGTTGCATCGGAAACGACCTTGCCCGTTATCGGTGTCCCCGTGCAAAGCCGAGCTCTAAACGGAATGGATTCGCTATTGTCGATCGTTCAGATGCCCGGTGGGATTCCCGTCGCAACCATGTCAATCGGGACCAGTGGCGCCAAGAATGCCGGGTTGATGGCAGCACGGATCCTAGCCATTGGTGATGGCGAACTACATGCTAGGCTGCAGGCATTTATCGACCAGCAAACACAACAAGTGCTTGATGCGACTGAGCTGGAATAA
- a CDS encoding 5-(carboxyamino)imidazole ribonucleotide synthase — protein sequence MNAKTILPGATIGMVGGGQLGRMFAIAAMRMGYNVVVFCGAENEPAAQVATRTVVGHLDDHEAVRKFASQCDAISLEFENIPADTMRLCGEYAPTYPSHHVLATAQDRLIEKQTFADAGLNVTPFAKVTGRQDVEAFAAQHGWPVIVKTARSGYDGKGQHRIADATEIDEVPWQETEHWIAEKCIAFEAEASVIVARSSRGEVRCFPPFENHHVNHILDTTVCPSFMSPGLIEKATELATKAAEVLDLVGVLCVELFVAEGDLLMINEVAPRPHNSGHLTIEACFTSQFEQHVRAVCGLPLGDPSLRVPAAAMANLLGDLWASEGDTRWDQLLQAEPSVSLHLYGKESARIGRKMGHLTSSGDNVDEARRRVLSARSVLSTNR from the coding sequence TTGAACGCGAAAACGATATTGCCAGGCGCCACGATCGGAATGGTGGGCGGGGGCCAACTTGGACGGATGTTTGCGATCGCCGCAATGCGGATGGGATACAACGTCGTTGTCTTTTGCGGCGCAGAAAACGAGCCCGCCGCACAGGTAGCAACAAGGACGGTTGTGGGGCATCTTGATGATCATGAGGCCGTGCGAAAGTTTGCTTCCCAGTGCGACGCAATCTCATTGGAATTCGAAAACATCCCGGCAGACACGATGCGTTTGTGCGGTGAATACGCGCCGACTTATCCCTCGCATCATGTGCTTGCTACAGCTCAAGATCGCTTGATCGAAAAGCAAACGTTTGCTGATGCCGGCCTTAACGTGACACCGTTTGCCAAAGTCACCGGCCGCCAGGACGTCGAGGCCTTTGCTGCCCAGCACGGATGGCCTGTCATCGTCAAGACAGCTCGCAGCGGCTACGACGGAAAGGGGCAACACCGCATTGCTGACGCGACCGAAATCGATGAGGTTCCTTGGCAAGAGACCGAGCATTGGATTGCAGAGAAGTGTATTGCCTTCGAAGCGGAAGCTTCAGTGATTGTTGCAAGATCTTCGAGGGGCGAAGTACGCTGTTTTCCGCCCTTTGAAAATCATCATGTCAATCACATTCTTGATACGACCGTGTGTCCGTCATTCATGTCGCCGGGGCTGATCGAGAAGGCGACGGAGTTGGCAACGAAGGCGGCCGAGGTATTGGATTTGGTCGGTGTCTTGTGCGTCGAGCTTTTCGTTGCTGAAGGCGATTTATTGATGATCAATGAGGTCGCGCCGAGGCCTCACAATAGCGGCCACTTGACGATCGAAGCGTGTTTTACGAGCCAATTCGAACAGCATGTCCGAGCGGTTTGTGGGCTTCCACTGGGCGACCCAAGTTTGCGTGTCCCTGCCGCAGCGATGGCAAACTTGTTGGGTGATCTTTGGGCCAGCGAAGGGGACACGCGTTGGGATCAACTGCTGCAAGCCGAACCGAGCGTTTCGCTGCATCTGTACGGAAAAGAATCCGCGAGAATCGGACGAAAGATGGGCCATCTGACGTCAAGCGGTGACAACGTGGACGAAGCACGTCGACGTGTTTTGTCGGCTCGTTCGGTGCTGAGCACGAACAGGTAG
- a CDS encoding redox-sensing transcriptional repressor Rex, whose protein sequence is MDNHEAPTDPPQPPAKFPRPAVGRFSLYYRELYRLLDQGQTHINSKQLGTIVNVSPAVIRRDLSNLGTIGRRGVGYQIDQLIEQIGAVLGSGLQWQVILVGVGSLGDALLRYRGFERLGFRLVAAFDADPAKVGKQMGGVAILNAETMVGKLAELSPDLAIIAVPADVALDVANELVAAGISGILNFAPTTLRLPPGVAVVNVDLASELQRLAFSVQNL, encoded by the coding sequence ATGGACAACCACGAGGCACCTACCGATCCGCCGCAACCACCGGCGAAGTTTCCCCGCCCTGCGGTCGGTCGGTTCAGTCTCTACTACCGCGAGCTCTATCGCTTGCTCGACCAAGGGCAAACCCACATCAACAGCAAACAGCTGGGGACGATCGTCAATGTGTCGCCGGCAGTGATTCGGCGAGACCTCAGCAATCTGGGAACGATCGGTCGCCGAGGAGTGGGCTACCAAATTGACCAACTGATCGAACAAATTGGTGCCGTCCTTGGAAGCGGACTGCAATGGCAAGTCATCCTCGTCGGCGTTGGCTCTTTAGGAGATGCGTTGCTGCGCTACCGAGGTTTCGAACGGCTAGGGTTTCGCCTCGTCGCCGCGTTCGATGCCGATCCGGCCAAAGTGGGCAAACAGATGGGCGGTGTCGCGATCCTCAATGCCGAAACCATGGTCGGCAAACTCGCCGAGCTTTCCCCGGACCTAGCCATTATCGCGGTCCCTGCGGATGTGGCGCTCGACGTCGCGAATGAATTGGTAGCCGCCGGAATCAGCGGCATATTGAATTTCGCGCCGACGACCCTACGTCTTCCGCCAGGCGTCGCGGTTGTCAACGTTGACCTGGCCAGCGAATTGCAACGCTTGGCCTTCAGTGTTCAGAATCTTTAG
- a CDS encoding prenyltransferase/squalene oxidase repeat-containing protein, protein MKSIPIENADNSENKPLPPPPPPPRSTLPPVRSLDAQNEGATVGPTESGPRSGIGSANLRWRGELPAITDAHASAVDSRHQSATPPSDVATAEEEHDLAEEVTKSAPSWLLSLVMHLIVLLVLALLTSPVPEGFQNLVIEFGIAEESTEDAVELDLSSPVMTETVEADVDAIDDTLVETEIVDMFDNVEAVEQAIIQPDQFGPGEITISKPMFGGRTGAMRAALLAMYGGTPETQEAVKLGLAWLKRQQTRYGYWRLDGPYANGASSENRCAATAMALLAFAGDGNTHIEGPYRQEVEKGVKALVGMQDRSGYMAAKTRGNDRAYAQAQATIALCELYGMTKDSWLRPYAQRAIDYAFTAQGPNGGWRYRPGEPGDTSVTGWYVMAVQSAMASGLEVNESAVRKITEYLDSASVYYGAGYSYQPRQNSATPAMTAEGLLCRQYLGWERNHGPMVDGVNLLLSDAPFDANSQDVYYWYYATQVFHHFGGPQWKTWNDEMKVKLPAMQIREGVERGSWAPQRDKWSIGGRLYTTCLSLYSLEVYYRHLPLYSHQ, encoded by the coding sequence ATGAAATCCATACCGATCGAAAACGCAGACAATTCCGAAAACAAACCTCTTCCTCCACCGCCACCTCCGCCAAGGTCGACGCTGCCACCGGTCAGATCGCTCGACGCTCAGAACGAGGGGGCAACGGTCGGGCCGACGGAGTCCGGACCTCGTTCAGGAATTGGATCCGCCAACCTGCGCTGGCGCGGTGAGCTACCCGCTATCACCGACGCCCATGCCTCCGCTGTAGACTCAAGGCATCAGTCGGCGACTCCGCCGAGTGACGTTGCCACCGCCGAAGAAGAGCACGATTTAGCTGAAGAAGTGACCAAGTCGGCTCCGTCTTGGCTGCTCAGTTTGGTGATGCACCTGATCGTTCTGCTGGTGCTGGCCCTTTTGACGTCCCCAGTTCCCGAGGGATTTCAGAACCTGGTCATCGAATTCGGCATCGCCGAAGAATCCACCGAGGATGCCGTCGAACTGGATCTTTCATCACCTGTGATGACGGAAACGGTCGAGGCTGACGTTGACGCGATCGACGACACATTGGTCGAAACCGAAATCGTCGACATGTTCGACAACGTCGAAGCGGTCGAGCAGGCGATCATCCAGCCAGACCAGTTTGGACCTGGGGAAATCACCATTTCCAAACCGATGTTCGGTGGCCGTACCGGTGCGATGCGCGCGGCCCTACTTGCCATGTATGGCGGAACGCCAGAAACACAAGAAGCGGTCAAACTTGGTCTTGCCTGGCTGAAACGCCAGCAAACCCGCTACGGCTATTGGAGACTCGATGGTCCGTACGCCAACGGAGCGAGTAGCGAAAACCGATGTGCCGCCACCGCGATGGCACTTCTTGCCTTTGCTGGAGATGGGAACACGCATATCGAAGGCCCTTATCGACAAGAGGTCGAGAAAGGTGTCAAAGCGTTGGTCGGAATGCAGGATCGTAGCGGCTACATGGCCGCCAAAACGAGAGGCAATGACCGGGCCTACGCCCAGGCTCAGGCAACGATCGCACTTTGTGAACTGTATGGAATGACCAAAGATTCCTGGCTCCGTCCCTATGCCCAACGGGCGATCGATTACGCATTTACTGCTCAAGGCCCAAATGGTGGCTGGCGGTATCGTCCTGGTGAACCAGGGGATACCTCGGTGACCGGTTGGTATGTGATGGCCGTCCAAAGCGCGATGGCGTCGGGGCTCGAGGTCAACGAATCTGCCGTTCGAAAAATCACCGAGTACCTTGATTCGGCTTCCGTCTACTACGGCGCCGGCTATTCGTATCAACCTCGGCAGAATAGCGCAACCCCGGCGATGACGGCCGAAGGCCTGCTCTGTCGCCAGTACCTTGGTTGGGAACGCAATCACGGACCAATGGTCGACGGCGTCAATTTGTTGCTTTCCGATGCACCCTTTGATGCGAACAGTCAGGACGTTTACTACTGGTATTACGCGACTCAGGTTTTTCATCACTTCGGCGGCCCACAATGGAAAACGTGGAACGACGAAATGAAAGTGAAGTTGCCCGCAATGCAAATTCGTGAAGGCGTCGAACGCGGCAGTTGGGCTCCGCAACGTGATAAGTGGTCGATCGGCGGCCGGCTCTATACCACCTGTCTATCTCTCTATAGCCTGGAAGTCTATTACCGGCACTTGCCTCTCTACAGTCATCAGTGA
- a CDS encoding sugar phosphate isomerase/epimerase family protein, with protein sequence MKYAICNETFGEMPLDEALRIAKEAGYTGWEVAPFMLTDNLSQFAPDQRKAYRDQVSDAGLEIIGLHWLLAKTDGFHLTTLDESVRGRTSQYLSQLAELCADLGGDLMVLGSPQQRNYPESQSAEQAMEAAADCLRSVAPMLEQCEVKIAIEPLGRGEGNFLNTAAEGRELMRRVDSEFVQLHLDVKAMSDEPTPIDQIIRDNADAMIHFHANDPNLKGPGMGDIDFVPIFAALKEVQYDGWVSVEVFDYAMGPEAIARQSMENMLKAQ encoded by the coding sequence GTGAAATACGCAATCTGCAATGAAACCTTTGGCGAAATGCCTTTGGATGAAGCCCTGCGAATCGCAAAAGAAGCTGGGTACACCGGATGGGAAGTCGCACCGTTCATGTTGACGGACAATCTTTCGCAATTTGCTCCGGATCAACGCAAAGCGTACCGTGATCAAGTTTCCGACGCCGGCTTGGAAATCATCGGGCTTCATTGGCTGCTGGCCAAGACGGACGGCTTCCACCTGACAACGCTTGACGAATCGGTTCGTGGTCGAACATCCCAGTATCTATCTCAGCTTGCGGAGCTTTGTGCGGATCTGGGTGGCGATTTGATGGTCTTGGGGTCGCCTCAACAACGTAACTATCCGGAATCACAATCGGCTGAACAGGCAATGGAAGCGGCCGCAGATTGTTTGCGATCGGTCGCCCCGATGCTCGAGCAATGTGAGGTGAAGATTGCGATCGAGCCGCTAGGTCGAGGCGAGGGAAACTTCTTAAATACGGCAGCCGAAGGTCGTGAATTGATGCGCCGCGTCGACAGCGAGTTTGTGCAGTTGCATTTGGACGTGAAAGCCATGAGCGACGAACCGACACCCATCGATCAGATTATTCGTGACAACGCCGATGCTATGATCCATTTCCATGCGAATGATCCAAACTTGAAAGGCCCAGGAATGGGCGACATCGATTTTGTACCGATTTTTGCAGCACTCAAGGAAGTCCAATATGACGGTTGGGTCAGCGTCGAAGTGTTTGACTATGCGATGGGGCCCGAAGCGATTGCACGTCAAAGCATGGAAAATATGTTGAAAGCACAGTGA
- the gluQRS gene encoding tRNA glutamyl-Q(34) synthetase GluQRS: protein MSTEDRDNTTGTVDVEDKKMSRGRLAPSPTGAQHLGNARTHLAAFWAARQAGAELALRIDDLDSPRVKSWAQDQAIEDLCWLGIDWDTTIAKQTNHLAQYRDAVERLRLQGLIYPCYCSRKDIEEAISAPHESRFRGELAPYPGICSGYRVGDIIQEREHCFRFRVSSETLEFDDLLMGNQRCNPAEELGDFPVVSRNGQASYQLAVLIDDQIQGVDQVVRGNDLVASTFRQIDLAGHLGLDSPSYAHVPLVRGLDGRRLAKRHGDTRLSFYRDCGIRPEMIVGWAAFSLGLIDRLEECQANEVIEQFAWSKLPEEDILIDPQTVFSH from the coding sequence GTGAGCACTGAAGACAGGGACAACACGACAGGCACGGTGGACGTTGAAGACAAAAAGATGAGCCGCGGTCGTCTCGCTCCATCTCCGACCGGTGCGCAACATTTGGGAAACGCCAGAACTCATCTCGCCGCCTTCTGGGCGGCACGTCAAGCTGGTGCTGAATTGGCACTTCGGATTGACGACCTGGACTCGCCGCGAGTCAAAAGCTGGGCTCAGGATCAAGCGATCGAAGATTTATGTTGGCTTGGGATCGATTGGGATACAACGATCGCGAAGCAAACGAATCATCTTGCACAATATCGGGATGCGGTTGAGCGTCTTCGACTGCAGGGTTTGATCTATCCCTGCTACTGTTCGCGTAAAGATATCGAAGAAGCGATATCTGCACCTCATGAAAGTCGCTTTCGAGGTGAGCTTGCACCCTATCCTGGAATTTGCAGCGGCTATCGAGTCGGTGACATAATCCAAGAACGCGAGCATTGTTTTCGGTTTCGCGTCAGTAGCGAAACGCTCGAGTTCGACGATCTGCTAATGGGGAATCAGCGTTGCAATCCTGCTGAAGAGCTTGGTGACTTTCCGGTGGTGTCCCGCAACGGACAGGCGAGTTACCAGTTGGCTGTGTTGATTGACGATCAAATTCAAGGAGTCGATCAGGTGGTCCGTGGTAACGATTTGGTCGCCAGCACCTTTCGTCAGATCGACTTGGCTGGTCATTTGGGCCTGGATTCACCAAGCTATGCACATGTCCCATTGGTACGAGGACTTGATGGTCGGCGACTTGCAAAGCGTCATGGCGATACTCGGCTGAGCTTTTATCGTGATTGCGGAATTCGCCCCGAAATGATTGTGGGATGGGCCGCATTCAGTTTGGGCTTAATCGATCGCCTAGAAGAATGCCAAGCGAACGAGGTGATCGAACAATTCGCTTGGTCAAAGCTTCCCGAAGAAGACATCCTTATCGATCCGCAGACAGTTTTCTCACACTAG
- a CDS encoding BBP7 family outer membrane beta-barrel protein — MKTPIARCFAAALGLAVGAGFALDANADEPSNWNSFRMPSTELEAVIEGMQDSDAIDEGSRADQIKQVAMQGQIENLPAPVGRPMPIQQQPGFPQYQGYPQQGYPQAYAYPPAPYGYQAPQYPAQPQYSAQQQYTAQPQYGYAAPGLQQPFPQQSFTQPQPQRFAANGMQNVPMQPAVASQQSRRDANPNAGQFGANHYSVGHHGEEHAAPVLSGDPVVHEHHSADVHQSYPDSYASPYASAAAAPWQGAPCGDGGCGDPSCSGCGTGSCGMPSAASCDTGSCGSGSCGLGGGCASGGFAGACGTSACGGVGPISPWYGGMDLLFWEIADSSTAVYATYDNGVAVGQYNYLDPDNTVGVNTRFGRYLGCGAYGIDVSFLYWDPDPQSRMFTDGGAGLRFTHPALRTVSINRGGGATTVYDDYDTNATCICSERDIRVKGIEVNLSCFGLMGARRLGSAYPTSLFAGHFGGCGSQSGYGSKGGCFGRGNRLYGSAIGPLARACSGRVRVQTSHGFRWFQLEDELLIAGDVDGMPGLGGSDIYYELQTENNLYGYQFGSQLSYALGCRLMVNIGGKVGVYGNDARFTHWIGNDMVMAYTDSQGAGAGDLYTEKSDVSLAGLGELDFGLGYRVCNRLTATCGYRILTACGVATSIDSMPDEYTSVESAGRVRADDCFTMFGAYFGFNYNW; from the coding sequence GTGAAGACGCCAATTGCGCGGTGCTTTGCCGCCGCACTCGGGCTCGCCGTTGGTGCCGGTTTTGCGCTAGACGCCAATGCGGACGAGCCGTCGAATTGGAATTCGTTTCGGATGCCATCGACCGAACTAGAAGCGGTCATTGAGGGCATGCAAGACTCAGACGCGATTGACGAAGGTTCGCGGGCTGACCAAATCAAACAAGTTGCGATGCAGGGGCAGATTGAAAACTTGCCCGCTCCCGTTGGTCGGCCCATGCCGATTCAGCAGCAACCGGGGTTCCCTCAATATCAGGGATATCCACAGCAGGGCTACCCACAAGCCTATGCTTATCCACCAGCTCCGTATGGCTATCAAGCACCACAATACCCTGCGCAGCCACAGTACTCTGCGCAGCAACAATACACTGCGCAGCCGCAATACGGCTACGCTGCTCCAGGGCTTCAACAGCCGTTCCCGCAACAGAGTTTTACTCAGCCGCAGCCACAGCGTTTTGCAGCCAATGGGATGCAAAACGTTCCGATGCAACCTGCCGTCGCTTCACAGCAATCGCGACGGGACGCAAATCCGAACGCCGGCCAATTCGGAGCCAATCACTACAGCGTCGGACATCATGGTGAAGAGCATGCGGCACCCGTATTGTCGGGCGATCCCGTTGTTCACGAGCACCATTCGGCAGACGTTCATCAGTCATATCCCGATTCCTACGCAAGCCCCTACGCTAGCGCGGCAGCTGCACCTTGGCAAGGTGCACCGTGTGGCGACGGCGGCTGCGGTGATCCAAGCTGCAGCGGTTGCGGGACCGGTTCGTGCGGCATGCCTTCAGCAGCAAGTTGTGATACCGGTTCATGCGGATCCGGATCGTGCGGCCTTGGCGGAGGATGCGCATCGGGTGGCTTTGCCGGTGCATGCGGCACCTCGGCTTGTGGTGGCGTCGGTCCAATTTCACCATGGTATGGTGGAATGGATCTGCTGTTCTGGGAGATCGCTGATAGCTCAACCGCTGTTTACGCGACCTATGACAACGGGGTCGCTGTCGGTCAGTACAACTACTTGGATCCGGACAACACCGTCGGTGTAAACACACGGTTCGGACGCTATCTAGGATGTGGCGCCTACGGAATCGATGTTAGCTTCCTGTATTGGGATCCAGATCCTCAGTCGAGAATGTTTACCGATGGCGGTGCTGGACTTCGCTTCACGCATCCCGCGCTTCGAACGGTTTCGATCAACCGTGGTGGTGGTGCGACAACGGTCTACGACGACTACGACACCAACGCGACTTGCATCTGTTCTGAGCGAGACATTCGCGTCAAAGGGATCGAAGTCAACCTGTCATGCTTCGGATTGATGGGAGCACGCCGATTGGGATCGGCATATCCAACCTCGCTGTTTGCCGGACATTTTGGCGGATGCGGCAGTCAGTCTGGGTACGGAAGCAAAGGCGGATGCTTCGGTCGTGGCAATCGCTTGTATGGCAGTGCGATCGGTCCACTAGCACGAGCATGCTCGGGTCGTGTTCGCGTTCAAACTTCGCACGGCTTCCGATGGTTCCAGCTTGAAGACGAGTTGCTGATCGCTGGTGACGTCGACGGTATGCCAGGGCTAGGCGGCAGCGACATTTACTACGAGTTGCAAACCGAAAACAACCTCTATGGCTATCAATTCGGATCGCAGTTGAGCTACGCGTTGGGTTGCCGCTTGATGGTCAACATCGGCGGCAAGGTCGGCGTCTATGGCAACGACGCTCGCTTTACCCACTGGATCGGTAACGACATGGTGATGGCCTATACCGATTCGCAAGGTGCCGGAGCAGGCGACCTTTACACCGAAAAGTCAGACGTCAGCCTTGCGGGCCTTGGCGAACTGGATTTCGGACTGGGATACCGAGTCTGCAATCGCTTGACCGCGACTTGCGGTTATCGAATCTTGACCGCGTGCGGCGTGGCGACATCGATCGATTCGATGCCTGATGAATACACCAGCGTTGAATCAGCTGGCCGAGTCCGAGCGGACGACTGCTTCACGATGTTCGGAGCTTACTTCGGATTCAACTACAACTGGTAG
- a CDS encoding nucleoside hydrolase — protein MTRKIIIDSDPGIDDAVALTMALFDPRLEVLAITATAGTVDAEQATANVGAIVSNLDPPRYPRVGKASPPDEAAVTDDSFLNGRSGLGDFEVSSTARQHLPASEKVMAELLRAHPGEITIVCLGPLTNLARLAQRDPAALQQADKLVISGGAYRSPGNASPVAEFNLHFDAVAAADVFASPTTKSLVPLDVTNKITFGVDLLEQLPAKYTRAGGILHEMLPHAFRMSHQRLGRELLPLIDATTIAAVLEPELFEWTEMAGKVETQGLHTLGMSVFDRRLRPEWHDNMEVALKADVDGVKQLILRSLKYAGQHT, from the coding sequence ATGACAAGAAAAATCATCATCGATTCTGACCCCGGAATTGACGATGCGGTCGCGTTGACGATGGCATTGTTCGATCCGCGTTTAGAAGTCCTCGCGATTACCGCAACGGCGGGTACCGTCGATGCCGAACAGGCAACAGCAAATGTTGGAGCGATTGTTTCCAACCTTGATCCGCCTCGCTATCCACGCGTTGGCAAAGCGTCGCCACCAGATGAAGCCGCCGTCACCGACGACTCTTTTCTGAACGGGCGTAGCGGCCTGGGTGATTTCGAGGTTTCCTCGACAGCACGTCAGCACCTGCCGGCGAGCGAAAAGGTGATGGCGGAACTGCTGCGAGCCCATCCCGGTGAAATCACCATTGTCTGCTTGGGACCGCTCACCAATTTGGCTCGTCTAGCCCAGCGTGACCCTGCCGCATTGCAACAGGCGGACAAACTGGTCATCAGCGGCGGTGCCTATCGCAGTCCCGGCAACGCATCGCCGGTCGCAGAATTTAATCTGCACTTTGATGCAGTGGCTGCTGCCGACGTCTTCGCCTCACCAACGACCAAATCGCTTGTACCGCTGGATGTAACCAACAAAATTACGTTCGGCGTCGACCTGCTTGAACAACTGCCGGCAAAGTACACACGTGCGGGAGGCATACTACACGAAATGCTTCCACACGCCTTTCGAATGTCGCACCAACGCTTGGGACGCGAACTGCTACCCTTGATCGATGCGACGACGATTGCTGCGGTCCTTGAACCGGAGCTATTCGAATGGACCGAGATGGCAGGCAAGGTGGAAACCCAAGGGCTGCACACCCTTGGCATGAGCGTCTTTGACCGCCGGCTCCGTCCCGAATGGCACGACAACATGGAAGTCGCTCTAAAAGCGGACGTCGATGGTGTAAAGCAATTGATCCTCCGCAGCTTGAAGTACGCCGGGCAGCACACTTAA
- the trpD gene encoding anthranilate phosphoribosyltransferase, with product MTSNQNAGSNEIKGDRTPFELAIEQARDGEDLSVDQTGDLIDMMLRGEADEDQIGSLLLQLREKGEAVSEIVGAARAMRKHMTRIPHSHQVLLDTCGTGGSESGSFNISTGIAIVTAACGVAVAKHGNRKATSVTGSADVLEELGVPIESDAESVARRLDQIGLCFCFAVKLHPAMKHVVGVRRKLGVKTLFNLLGPLCNPAGATHQLLGTSSPESQEKIAEAIGQLSTTRSFVVHAADGQDEVSLDRYTDVFEVSGNEVAGRTRWTPADFGLLPAGVESLAASGPAESAAIIRRILEGEPGPKRDTVVAGTAAALSLTGAATGLSDGVRMAQEAIDSGAAKEKLQQLANS from the coding sequence TTGACATCGAATCAAAACGCGGGATCGAACGAGATAAAGGGAGATCGCACACCATTTGAACTGGCGATCGAGCAGGCTCGTGACGGGGAAGACTTGTCGGTTGACCAAACGGGGGATTTGATCGACATGATGCTACGCGGTGAAGCAGACGAGGATCAAATAGGGTCCCTGCTGCTGCAATTGCGAGAAAAAGGCGAGGCTGTCTCCGAAATCGTGGGTGCAGCTCGGGCCATGCGTAAACATATGACCCGGATTCCCCATTCGCACCAGGTTCTCTTGGATACCTGTGGTACCGGAGGCAGTGAAAGCGGTTCGTTCAACATCAGCACGGGGATCGCGATTGTGACCGCCGCATGTGGTGTTGCGGTCGCAAAACATGGGAACCGCAAAGCGACCAGCGTCACTGGATCAGCCGACGTTTTAGAAGAGCTTGGCGTTCCGATCGAATCGGATGCCGAAAGCGTTGCTCGGCGGCTCGATCAGATCGGGCTCTGTTTTTGTTTCGCGGTAAAGCTACATCCCGCGATGAAACACGTCGTCGGAGTGCGTCGAAAACTTGGTGTGAAAACGCTTTTCAATCTATTGGGGCCACTCTGCAATCCGGCAGGTGCCACACACCAGTTGCTGGGCACCAGTAGTCCTGAATCGCAGGAAAAGATAGCCGAAGCAATCGGGCAGCTTTCCACAACACGGTCCTTCGTTGTGCATGCTGCCGACGGTCAGGACGAGGTTTCTTTGGACCGATACACCGATGTGTTTGAAGTCAGCGGCAACGAGGTCGCTGGACGCACCCGCTGGACGCCTGCCGATTTTGGGCTGTTGCCCGCCGGTGTGGAGTCCTTGGCTGCCTCCGGTCCCGCCGAAAGTGCCGCAATCATCCGGCGGATTCTTGAGGGCGAACCGGGACCGAAGCGTGACACCGTGGTTGCTGGAACGGCAGCAGCACTTTCACTGACCGGCGCTGCAACAGGTCTTTCTGATGGTGTGAGAATGGCCCAAGAGGCGATCGATAGCGGTGCGGCCAAGGAAAAACTGCAGCAGCTAGCCAATTCCTGA